The following are from one region of the Thermoproteus uzoniensis 768-20 genome:
- the udp gene encoding uridine phosphorylase → MSSAKRPVVGGRLYHIMVEPGAVPRYVLLPGDPGRVPKIAAYWDEGREAARNREFVTYVGRYRGVPIAATSTGIGSGSTAIAVEELLAAGADTFIRVGTTGALRRDIKIGDLIIAQAAVRWDGASRWYAPPEYPAVAHWKVLESLIEAAESLGVRHHVGIVASTDSFYVGQERPGYGGYLPPWARGLVETLRSLRVVSFEMETATIFTLASIYGARAGGVYAAIANRETDEFVAEAGVEDAIKVANEAVRILAERDSR, encoded by the coding sequence ATGAGCTCGGCCAAAAGACCTGTCGTCGGCGGCAGGCTATACCACATAATGGTCGAGCCGGGCGCGGTGCCGCGCTACGTTCTGTTGCCCGGGGATCCCGGGAGAGTGCCCAAGATAGCGGCTTATTGGGACGAGGGCAGGGAGGCGGCCCGCAACAGGGAGTTCGTGACTTACGTAGGGAGGTATAGAGGGGTGCCCATAGCGGCTACCTCTACGGGCATAGGCTCCGGCTCCACGGCCATAGCGGTCGAGGAGCTCTTGGCGGCCGGCGCGGACACCTTCATCAGGGTGGGCACCACCGGCGCGTTGAGGCGCGATATAAAGATCGGCGACCTCATAATAGCGCAGGCCGCGGTCAGGTGGGACGGCGCGAGCAGATGGTACGCGCCTCCCGAATATCCCGCCGTGGCGCATTGGAAAGTCCTCGAGTCGTTGATAGAGGCCGCGGAGAGCCTCGGCGTCAGGCACCACGTGGGCATAGTGGCCTCCACAGACTCGTTCTACGTAGGCCAGGAAAGGCCGGGCTACGGGGGTTATCTGCCTCCCTGGGCCAGAGGGCTAGTGGAGACCTTGAGATCCCTCAGAGTAGTCAGCTTCGAGATGGAGACCGCCACGATCTTCACGTTGGCCTCAATATACGGCGCCAGGGCCGGCGGCGTGTACGCGGCGATAGCCAACAGGGAGACCGACGAGTTCGTGGCGGAGGCCGGCGTGGAGGACGCCATAAAGGTGGCCAACGAGGCCGTGAGGATTTTGGCCGAGCGGGACTCCAGATGA
- a CDS encoding transcription elongation factor Spt5, with product MASQQCPIYSVSVVGRQEYNVTMVLKLRSESGKQPVYSILVPKEPFGVIFIEAESLAVVYRVVSGVKHVKGVLKGKTSLEEIVKYVEPKKPVIDIDVNDEVEILADVLKGSRGRVISVDKEKGLVRVELLDSPFPMPLDLKASEVKVTKKAGR from the coding sequence ATGGCGTCCCAACAGTGCCCCATATATTCCGTCAGCGTCGTCGGCAGGCAGGAGTACAACGTCACTATGGTGCTCAAGCTACGTAGCGAGTCTGGGAAGCAGCCGGTCTACTCCATATTGGTGCCCAAGGAGCCGTTCGGCGTCATCTTCATCGAGGCCGAGTCGCTGGCGGTTGTCTATAGGGTCGTGTCCGGCGTCAAGCACGTGAAGGGCGTGTTGAAGGGCAAGACGAGCCTGGAGGAGATAGTGAAGTACGTAGAGCCGAAGAAGCCCGTCATCGACATCGACGTCAACGACGAGGTGGAGATACTGGCCGACGTCTTGAAGGGCAGCAGAGGCCGCGTGATCTCCGTCGACAAGGAGAAGGGGCTGGTCAGAGTTGAGCTGTTGGACTCGCCGTTCCCCATGCCGCTGGACCTCAAGGCGAGCGAGGTCAAGGTCACGAAGAAGGCCGGCAGGTGA
- a CDS encoding RecB-family nuclease, with protein sequence MDVTVAVYNISSLPRLMEFARVTYGFGVRRLAAVRVFGSAAQQIGDLFKLAFKVGGEVLVFNDLKDLNEALRPDLVVGLTKRGEGVEPLADLPDGRVVIVVSGSDLPITQRELPPGAKLAYAVEEDVGSVGQLAIALYRLRRRG encoded by the coding sequence GTGGACGTGACGGTGGCCGTCTACAACATATCGAGCCTCCCCAGGCTCATGGAGTTCGCCAGAGTGACGTACGGCTTCGGCGTCAGGCGCCTGGCGGCGGTCAGAGTCTTCGGCTCGGCCGCCCAGCAGATAGGCGATTTGTTCAAGCTCGCGTTCAAGGTAGGCGGAGAGGTCCTCGTCTTCAACGACCTCAAGGACCTCAACGAGGCGCTGAGGCCGGACCTAGTCGTCGGCCTCACTAAGCGGGGCGAGGGCGTCGAGCCTCTGGCCGATCTGCCCGACGGGCGGGTGGTCATAGTGGTGAGCGGCTCGGATCTGCCCATAACCCAGAGGGAGTTGCCCCCGGGGGCCAAGCTGGCGTACGCGGTGGAGGAGGACGTCGGGTCGGTAGGACAGCTGGCCATCGCCCTATATAGGCTGAGGAGGAGGGGCTGA
- the mvk gene encoding mevalonate kinase, protein MIRVFAPGVVKLFGEHAVVYGKPAIAVAVDKGVEVACEKGDKTVVRTGKAYVDIEYEHGTGAAHAKGHEPFLSYVAAALRKAEESFGRLAASFEIRGDFPPSVGAATSASVSVGILKAYSACLGVDVGKAELAKLAHGVELEVQGAASPMDTAVSAIGGMLRIEPNPFSYRRIDSAVDGFVLAVLPRRGTTKDIVAGVRALKARRRSVDAVIDAIGRLVDEAEGCLASSDLECVGELMEINNWLLGALGVVGHDVVMMLKYLKPYIYGGKISGAGRGGIVVLLPKRRQELREALAAMEVPSVEVKVDRDGARVV, encoded by the coding sequence GTGATACGCGTTTTCGCCCCTGGAGTCGTCAAGTTATTCGGCGAACACGCGGTAGTCTACGGAAAGCCCGCCATAGCCGTCGCCGTAGATAAAGGCGTCGAGGTCGCCTGCGAGAAGGGGGACAAGACGGTTGTGAGGACGGGGAAGGCCTACGTGGATATCGAGTACGAGCACGGCACGGGCGCAGCGCACGCCAAGGGGCACGAGCCGTTCCTCTCCTACGTAGCCGCGGCCTTGAGGAAGGCCGAGGAGTCCTTCGGGAGGCTCGCCGCCTCCTTCGAGATAAGGGGGGACTTCCCGCCGAGCGTCGGCGCCGCGACCTCGGCCTCCGTGTCCGTCGGGATACTCAAGGCGTACTCTGCATGCCTCGGCGTTGACGTCGGCAAGGCCGAGCTCGCCAAGCTGGCCCACGGAGTGGAGCTGGAGGTCCAGGGAGCGGCCTCGCCCATGGACACCGCCGTGTCGGCGATAGGGGGGATGTTGAGGATAGAGCCCAACCCGTTCAGCTACCGCCGCATAGACTCGGCCGTGGACGGCTTCGTGCTGGCGGTGCTCCCCCGCAGGGGCACGACCAAGGACATAGTCGCCGGCGTGAGGGCGTTGAAGGCCCGCAGGAGGTCGGTCGACGCGGTTATAGACGCCATAGGCCGCCTCGTCGACGAGGCGGAGGGCTGTCTGGCATCCAGCGACCTCGAGTGCGTGGGCGAGCTCATGGAGATAAACAACTGGCTCCTCGGCGCCTTGGGCGTCGTGGGCCACGACGTCGTGATGATGCTCAAGTACCTCAAGCCCTATATCTACGGGGGGAAGATCAGCGGGGCTGGCCGCGGCGGCATAGTGGTCTTGTTGCCCAAGAGGAGGCAGGAGCTGAGGGAGGCCCTAGCCGCGATGGAGGTGCCCTCCGTGGAGGTCAAGGTAGACCGCGACGGCGCGAGGGTAGTATGA
- a CDS encoding 50S ribosomal protein L11, protein MAKRIINVPLQGGRFAPNPQFQDALKNAGLDPNAVSQKVQEAVKRYAGFPISKIELEVDEATKDFAVLVKLPPIGDLLLKLLGKDTGPHDAGKETIGDLPMEKIVQIAVAKYPELKSRSLKSAVKQVLSTCKAMGITVGGKPAAEVMKEVDGGAYDDIIKKAEEQLAP, encoded by the coding sequence GTGGCTAAGCGGATAATCAACGTGCCGTTGCAGGGCGGGAGGTTCGCGCCGAATCCTCAGTTCCAAGACGCCTTGAAGAACGCGGGCTTGGACCCCAACGCAGTCTCGCAGAAGGTGCAGGAAGCCGTGAAGAGATACGCGGGCTTCCCCATATCCAAGATCGAGCTGGAGGTGGACGAGGCCACGAAAGACTTCGCCGTGCTGGTCAAACTACCCCCTATCGGCGATCTGTTGCTCAAGCTGCTCGGCAAGGACACTGGCCCGCACGACGCCGGCAAGGAGACCATAGGGGACCTCCCGATGGAGAAGATAGTGCAGATAGCCGTGGCCAAATACCCCGAGCTCAAGTCGAGGAGCCTCAAGTCCGCGGTGAAGCAGGTGTTGAGCACTTGCAAGGCCATGGGGATAACGGTCGGCGGGAAGCCGGCGGCCGAGGTCATGAAGGAGGTTGACGGCGGGGCCTACGACGACATCATTAAAAAGGCCGAGGAGCAGTTGGCGCCATGA
- a CDS encoding 50S ribosomal protein L1, with amino-acid sequence MSVSALVRQDVLLNAIREAVSKGRKHKFVESVDLIVVLRDVDLNKPENRISLNVPLPHPPKLNKIAAFASGAFEVAAKNAGVDAVIGRDQIEALAGKKREIRKLAKRYDYFIATPDLMPLVGRVLGAIFGPRGKMPEVVPPNADPKAVVDRLRRSVRLKLRNEPVVKLRVGSEAQKPEEIAANILAVLEELNAKFPLKQHVARIYLKKTMGPPVSLKEELFVSR; translated from the coding sequence ATGAGCGTCTCCGCGCTGGTGAGGCAAGACGTCTTGCTGAACGCCATAAGGGAGGCCGTATCTAAGGGGAGGAAGCACAAGTTTGTCGAGAGCGTCGACTTAATAGTTGTGTTGCGCGACGTGGATCTGAACAAGCCGGAGAACCGCATAAGCCTCAACGTGCCGTTGCCCCATCCGCCGAAGCTCAACAAGATAGCTGCATTCGCCTCAGGCGCCTTCGAGGTGGCCGCCAAGAACGCCGGCGTGGACGCCGTAATAGGGAGGGACCAGATAGAGGCGCTCGCCGGCAAGAAGCGGGAGATCAGGAAGCTCGCGAAGAGGTACGACTACTTCATAGCGACGCCCGACCTCATGCCGCTGGTGGGTCGCGTCCTCGGAGCCATATTCGGGCCCAGGGGCAAGATGCCGGAGGTCGTGCCGCCCAACGCCGATCCCAAGGCTGTGGTGGACAGGCTGAGGAGGAGCGTGAGGCTGAAGCTCAGGAACGAGCCAGTGGTCAAGCTGAGGGTTGGGTCGGAGGCGCAGAAACCCGAGGAAATCGCCGCGAACATACTGGCCGTCCTCGAGGAGCTCAACGCCAAGTTCCCGCTCAAGCAACACGTGGCGCGCATATACCTAAAGAAGACGATGGGTCCTCCGGTCTCTCTGAAGGAGGAGCTCTTCGTATCGAGATAA
- a CDS encoding translation initiation factor IF-2 subunit gamma codes for MGFVYPDGIISTAGHVDAGKTSVVYALSGVWVARHSEEVKKAMTIKLGYTQIGIYDCPGSEYPLSDGLLDKGRCPDGSEPKLLRKISIVDVPGHEVLIATMVSGAAAVDAALMVIDATMPVPQPQTAEHFAVLDIIGVKNMVVAQNKIDLVPKEKAVENYNQIRKFLSGTWAQNSPVVPVSALHRVNIDVLASYVAKITPKREPDLSKPARMAVLRSFNVNPPGTPADKLRGGVLGGTLLQGAIKLGDEVEIRPGLKIDRPGAKSPYQPLLTKVVGIEYGGEKAEEARPGGLVGLMTTLDPALAKADALAGSVVGKPGTLPPVWTSLELEVRELPRMGEKAEPMKPNEVVLVSIGAATVFGVVQSVKKDTAVIALRKAVSAEQGAKAVITRQIRNRWIVSNYGVLKGGNVALE; via the coding sequence ATGGGGTTCGTCTACCCTGACGGCATCATATCCACGGCCGGGCACGTCGACGCGGGCAAGACAAGCGTGGTGTACGCGCTGTCCGGCGTCTGGGTGGCCCGCCACAGCGAGGAGGTGAAGAAGGCCATGACGATAAAGCTGGGCTACACCCAGATAGGCATATACGACTGCCCGGGCTCCGAATACCCGCTCTCCGACGGCCTTCTGGACAAGGGCAGATGCCCCGACGGGTCCGAGCCCAAGCTGTTGCGCAAGATATCCATAGTCGACGTGCCGGGGCACGAGGTCCTCATAGCGACGATGGTGTCGGGCGCCGCCGCGGTGGACGCCGCGCTCATGGTCATCGACGCCACGATGCCCGTTCCCCAGCCGCAGACCGCGGAGCACTTCGCCGTGCTGGACATAATAGGGGTGAAGAACATGGTGGTGGCCCAGAACAAGATAGACCTAGTGCCCAAGGAGAAGGCCGTCGAGAACTACAACCAGATAAGGAAGTTCCTGTCGGGGACCTGGGCCCAGAACTCGCCCGTCGTGCCCGTCTCGGCGTTGCATAGGGTCAACATAGACGTGCTAGCCTCCTACGTGGCCAAGATAACTCCCAAGAGGGAGCCCGATCTGTCCAAGCCAGCCCGCATGGCGGTCTTGAGGAGCTTCAACGTGAACCCGCCGGGGACCCCCGCCGACAAGCTAAGGGGAGGCGTGCTGGGCGGCACTCTGTTGCAGGGGGCCATAAAGCTCGGCGACGAGGTCGAGATAAGGCCGGGGCTGAAGATAGACAGGCCGGGCGCCAAGTCGCCCTACCAGCCTCTCCTAACCAAGGTGGTGGGGATAGAGTACGGAGGCGAGAAGGCCGAGGAGGCGAGGCCGGGAGGCCTGGTGGGCCTCATGACTACTCTGGACCCCGCTCTGGCCAAGGCCGACGCCCTGGCAGGCTCCGTGGTCGGCAAGCCGGGGACGCTCCCGCCCGTCTGGACCTCGCTGGAGCTGGAGGTGAGGGAGTTGCCGAGGATGGGCGAGAAGGCCGAGCCCATGAAGCCCAACGAGGTGGTGCTCGTTTCCATAGGCGCGGCGACGGTCTTCGGCGTGGTCCAGTCCGTCAAGAAAGACACCGCCGTCATAGCTCTGAGGAAGGCCGTGTCGGCGGAGCAGGGCGCCAAGGCCGTCATAACCAGACAGATCAGAAATAGATGGATCGTCAGCAACTACGGCGTATTGAAGGGAGGAAACGTGGCGTTGGAGTAG
- a CDS encoding ABC transporter permease, producing MRGLLDSLLSLAVAIAVGAVVAYASGYSPALVYYSMFVVPFTDTVYITSALATAMPIILTGLTFALGLKAGLFNIGAEGQTYMGALGAVIASYLAASALALPLSFAVGISLAVAWAMVPALLKAYRGVNEVVSTIMMNWIAYWLVIMEASTTFSNPMQPSETIKVPPPARLTPLIPGTSLTAGFFVAVAAAVFVYWLLERSVVGYELTAAGLNPTAARIAGIPQSKVVVYSFLLGGVMSGTAGVLQVVAMPPSYSLATNLANVYGLGFDGITAAMLGRGNPLGTLLAALFLGLMEEGARHMQAIAMTPFEFVKMLQGIMIMVIAIRMLELWRRRR from the coding sequence ATGAGGGGCCTTCTGGACTCCCTTCTGTCCCTCGCCGTCGCCATCGCGGTCGGGGCCGTCGTCGCCTATGCGTCCGGCTACAGCCCGGCTCTAGTCTATTACTCCATGTTCGTGGTGCCGTTCACGGACACGGTCTACATAACCTCGGCGTTGGCCACGGCGATGCCCATAATACTGACGGGCTTGACCTTCGCCTTGGGCCTCAAGGCGGGGCTGTTCAACATAGGGGCCGAGGGGCAGACGTACATGGGAGCTCTCGGGGCTGTCATAGCCTCCTATCTGGCCGCCTCGGCTCTGGCCCTGCCCCTCTCCTTCGCCGTGGGCATCTCGCTGGCCGTCGCCTGGGCCATGGTGCCGGCCCTCCTCAAGGCCTATAGGGGGGTCAACGAGGTGGTCAGCACCATAATGATGAACTGGATAGCGTACTGGCTCGTCATAATGGAGGCCTCCACGACGTTCTCCAACCCCATGCAGCCGTCCGAGACCATAAAGGTGCCGCCCCCCGCGAGGCTCACCCCGCTTATTCCGGGCACCAGCCTGACCGCCGGCTTCTTCGTGGCGGTGGCGGCCGCCGTGTTCGTCTACTGGCTTCTGGAGAGGTCTGTGGTGGGCTACGAGCTGACTGCGGCCGGGCTCAACCCGACGGCCGCGAGGATAGCGGGGATACCCCAGTCCAAGGTCGTCGTGTACTCCTTCCTTCTCGGCGGCGTCATGTCGGGGACCGCCGGCGTCTTGCAGGTGGTCGCCATGCCGCCGTCCTACAGCCTGGCGACGAACCTAGCCAACGTCTACGGCCTCGGCTTCGACGGGATAACCGCCGCCATGTTGGGGCGGGGGAACCCCTTGGGGACCCTCCTGGCGGCGCTCTTCTTGGGGCTCATGGAGGAGGGGGCGCGCCACATGCAAGCCATCGCCATGACGCCCTTCGAGTTCGTGAAGATGTTGCAGGGCATCATGATAATGGTGATAGCTATTAGGATGTTGGAGCTATGGAGGAGGCGGCGTTAG
- a CDS encoding ABC transporter permease, producing MSSAGYIARRALEYLAMWLAATVLDFAVPRLAPLMPVREPSGELARAMGLGKPVYEQYFIFLWNAVHLDLGTSLWLYGTPVAYLVARALQYDVVLLAPAILISWTLGNRLGAYLAIEKRGTALDKVTVPVLYAMSGAPYFWWALLLVEIFSAELRILPPTGVIYSQLPSLTPSYIADFLRHLATPLAALVLAMTGAWALSMREIAVSELGSGYVAYEEALGFSGRIIRGHVRRNSRPPQLANLAVSLGLIASGNMVLEAVVGYPGVGLLLYNALSNYDYVLIQGVFFVVVSSILALNFAVDVAIALTDPRAGRPA from the coding sequence GTGTCAAGCGCGGGGTATATAGCGCGGCGCGCCTTGGAGTACCTCGCCATGTGGCTCGCGGCGACTGTCCTCGACTTCGCCGTGCCGAGGCTGGCGCCCTTGATGCCCGTGCGAGAGCCCAGCGGCGAGCTGGCCCGCGCCATGGGCCTCGGAAAGCCGGTCTACGAGCAGTACTTTATATTCCTCTGGAACGCGGTGCATCTGGACCTGGGGACCTCCCTCTGGCTCTACGGGACCCCGGTGGCCTATCTAGTGGCGAGGGCGTTGCAATACGACGTGGTCCTCCTGGCCCCGGCCATACTCATATCCTGGACCCTCGGCAACAGGCTCGGCGCGTATTTGGCCATAGAGAAGAGGGGCACCGCGCTGGATAAGGTAACGGTGCCGGTCCTCTACGCCATGAGCGGCGCGCCCTACTTCTGGTGGGCCCTCCTCCTCGTCGAGATCTTCTCCGCCGAGCTCCGCATCCTGCCCCCGACAGGCGTCATCTACTCCCAACTGCCCTCCCTCACGCCGTCGTACATTGCGGACTTCCTGAGGCATTTAGCCACGCCACTGGCCGCGCTGGTGTTGGCCATGACGGGCGCCTGGGCGCTGAGCATGCGGGAGATCGCCGTCTCGGAGCTCGGAAGCGGCTACGTGGCCTACGAGGAGGCCCTGGGCTTCTCCGGCCGGATCATCAGAGGGCACGTGCGCAGGAACTCCAGACCGCCGCAGTTGGCCAACCTGGCGGTGTCCCTGGGCCTCATAGCGTCGGGCAACATGGTGCTCGAGGCGGTGGTGGGATACCCCGGCGTAGGCTTGTTGCTCTACAACGCGCTCTCCAACTACGACTATGTGCTGATACAGGGGGTATTCTTCGTGGTCGTGTCGTCGATCTTGGCGCTCAACTTCGCGGTGGACGTCGCCATAGCCTTGACCGACCCGAGGGCGGGGCGGCCGGCGTAG
- a CDS encoding 50S ribosomal protein L10 has product MAIQLGKRVYVRERPYPQKKAKIASELEELVKSYNYIFVFDLHGLSARILHEYRFRLRGKGVVKVAKHNLMRIALKRVYGEVPPDVDRELFGERAYIFTNENPALFAKEVEAKAVRRKARAGDVAPYDIMAPAGPTNLSPGPILSKFGKLKIPTRVQEGKIWIAKDSPVVKAGQQITDEIADILRVLGVEPIYEKLRLLGVIWRGRRFVPIDEIVVEPKKYFEMLQQAAGAARNLALNVVYPTPEVLAVVLPNAHARALALAVRLGIVSKETLPALLARASSEAAALAAAIAPKAPELGLQVQQQQPQQAEQKAEEKKEEKPAEEGEKGPSEEDIASGLASLF; this is encoded by the coding sequence ATGGCCATCCAGTTGGGCAAACGCGTCTATGTGCGCGAGAGGCCTTATCCCCAGAAGAAGGCCAAGATAGCCTCAGAGCTGGAGGAGCTCGTCAAGAGCTACAACTACATATTCGTCTTCGACCTACACGGGCTGTCCGCCAGAATACTCCACGAATACCGGTTTAGGCTGAGGGGGAAGGGCGTCGTCAAGGTGGCGAAACACAACCTGATGAGGATCGCCCTCAAGAGGGTATACGGCGAGGTGCCCCCTGATGTCGACAGGGAGCTCTTCGGCGAGAGGGCGTACATATTCACCAACGAGAACCCCGCGCTGTTCGCCAAGGAGGTCGAGGCCAAGGCGGTCAGGAGGAAGGCGAGGGCGGGCGACGTGGCTCCCTACGACATAATGGCCCCGGCAGGCCCCACCAACCTGTCGCCGGGCCCCATATTGAGCAAGTTCGGCAAGTTGAAGATACCCACGAGGGTCCAGGAGGGCAAGATCTGGATAGCCAAGGACAGCCCCGTCGTCAAGGCCGGCCAACAGATAACCGACGAGATCGCCGACATACTCAGGGTGTTGGGCGTGGAGCCCATCTACGAGAAGCTGAGGCTCTTAGGCGTGATCTGGCGCGGCCGGAGGTTCGTCCCGATTGACGAAATAGTCGTCGAGCCCAAGAAGTACTTCGAGATGTTGCAACAAGCCGCAGGCGCCGCGCGCAACCTGGCCCTCAACGTCGTGTACCCGACGCCCGAGGTGCTGGCCGTCGTGTTGCCCAACGCCCACGCCCGCGCGCTCGCCCTTGCGGTCCGCCTCGGCATCGTGTCCAAGGAGACCCTGCCGGCGTTGCTGGCCCGCGCATCCTCCGAGGCCGCGGCCCTAGCCGCCGCGATAGCGCCCAAGGCCCCCGAGCTAGGGCTCCAGGTACAGCAACAACAGCCGCAACAAGCCGAGCAGAAGGCCGAGGAGAAGAAGGAGGAGAAGCCGGCCGAGGAGGGCGAGAAGGGCCCGAGCGAGGAGGACATAGCCAGCGGTTTGGCCTCCCTGTTCTAA
- a CDS encoding Hsp20/alpha crystallin family protein, with amino-acid sequence MGEDVLSEIRRTFDELAKAIQKTAEEVVKTTTSTVRKITVEQGVNIKEQGDDALVEIDMPGLEPGDISIYISRDGDYIRAEGARGERKYTKKVYLPFKIDPSTAKAAYKNGVLTITAKKVKPQEISIKVE; translated from the coding sequence ATGGGCGAGGACGTCCTTAGCGAGATCAGGAGGACTTTCGACGAGCTTGCCAAGGCTATCCAGAAAACTGCCGAGGAGGTCGTCAAGACCACCACCAGCACCGTGAGGAAGATCACGGTGGAGCAAGGCGTCAACATAAAGGAGCAGGGAGACGACGCCTTGGTGGAGATCGACATGCCCGGCCTCGAGCCCGGCGACATCTCTATCTACATCTCGCGCGACGGCGACTACATAAGGGCGGAGGGCGCCCGCGGTGAGAGGAAGTACACCAAGAAGGTCTATCTGCCCTTCAAGATAGACCCCTCGACGGCCAAGGCCGCCTACAAGAACGGGGTCTTGACCATCACGGCGAAGAAGGTGAAGCCCCAGGAGATCTCGATAAAGGTCGAGTAG
- a CDS encoding ABC transporter permease produces the protein MEEAALVLLTQTIHASVPILLAAVGEILAERSGVVNIGLEGLMLIGAFVGVLVGDFAGSGLAGVAAAWAVGLLLGLLHGAIAVYIRGDQLVAGVAMNLFGAGLVAYGIQAVWHVAGYKQTPSWALVDVNAMTVLAFAVAGAMWYILTRTRLGVAIRAVGEDPEAAYSAGIDVYKIRLFSTAVGASLASLGGAYLSLAYLSVVTKDISAGRGFIALADVVFANWNPLLAIAGALIFGFFDAFSYWLQIFGVARYEVTRMLPYIATLLVVAGVIGRAKPPRALGKPFKKE, from the coding sequence ATGGAGGAGGCGGCGTTAGTTCTCCTGACCCAGACGATACACGCGTCGGTGCCGATACTCCTGGCGGCTGTCGGCGAGATATTGGCCGAGAGGAGCGGCGTGGTCAACATAGGCCTAGAGGGGCTTATGCTGATAGGGGCTTTTGTGGGCGTCCTCGTGGGCGACTTCGCGGGCTCCGGCCTGGCCGGCGTGGCCGCGGCGTGGGCCGTCGGCCTCCTGCTGGGCCTCCTCCACGGGGCCATAGCGGTCTACATCAGAGGCGACCAGCTGGTCGCCGGCGTCGCCATGAACCTCTTCGGGGCCGGCTTGGTGGCGTACGGCATACAGGCGGTGTGGCACGTCGCTGGGTATAAACAGACGCCTTCGTGGGCTTTGGTGGACGTCAACGCCATGACTGTGCTGGCCTTCGCGGTGGCGGGCGCCATGTGGTATATACTGACCAGGACCAGGCTGGGCGTGGCGATAAGGGCTGTGGGCGAGGACCCCGAGGCGGCGTACAGCGCGGGGATAGACGTCTACAAGATCAGGCTGTTCTCGACCGCGGTCGGCGCCTCGCTGGCCAGCCTCGGCGGCGCCTACCTGAGCCTGGCTTACCTATCGGTGGTCACCAAGGACATATCGGCCGGCAGAGGCTTCATCGCGCTGGCTGACGTGGTCTTCGCCAACTGGAACCCGTTGCTGGCCATAGCGGGCGCCTTGATCTTCGGCTTCTTCGACGCGTTCTCCTACTGGTTGCAGATATTCGGCGTGGCTAGGTACGAGGTGACAAGGATGTTGCCCTACATAGCGACTCTCTTGGTGGTGGCCGGCGTCATAGGGCGCGCGAAGCCGCCGAGGGCTTTGGGCAAGCCCTTCAAGAAGGAGTAG
- the ftsY gene encoding signal recognition particle-docking protein FtsY produces the protein MFERLRRTFSKFVDSIVSTVKEDALGEREVSELAEDLYLDLVESDVAVDVADALISALKAKLVGAKVPRFGDREAAVRRAVYDALLSLVGDVQDADFESAVIEAAEQARPVVVMFLGPNGYGKTTTLAKIAYLFKSRGLQSVLAAADTFRAGAREQLEEHGKRLGLRVIGGKYGSDPASVAYDAVQHARSKGIPLVLIDTAGRMHTDKNLMDELAKIQRVVEPHFSVFVFDAQLGNEALEIARYYSKHVSIDGMVATKVDSYPKGGSILTFLYTFKKPIYFLGVGQRYEDLVKFKKEEYIAQLIGLQPGGR, from the coding sequence ATGTTCGAAAGGCTTAGGAGGACCTTCTCCAAGTTCGTAGATTCCATAGTATCGACAGTAAAGGAGGACGCCTTAGGCGAGAGGGAGGTCTCGGAACTCGCCGAGGATCTATACCTCGACCTCGTCGAGAGCGACGTGGCCGTGGACGTGGCCGACGCGTTGATATCGGCGCTTAAGGCCAAGCTGGTCGGCGCCAAGGTGCCCAGGTTCGGCGACAGGGAGGCCGCAGTCAGACGCGCCGTCTACGACGCCTTGCTCTCCTTGGTGGGCGATGTGCAGGACGCGGACTTCGAGTCGGCCGTAATCGAGGCGGCGGAGCAGGCGAGGCCGGTCGTGGTCATGTTCCTGGGGCCGAACGGCTACGGCAAGACCACCACGTTGGCCAAGATCGCGTATCTCTTCAAGTCGAGGGGGCTCCAGAGCGTTTTGGCCGCCGCCGACACTTTCAGAGCCGGCGCGCGGGAGCAGCTCGAGGAGCACGGGAAGCGGCTGGGGCTGAGAGTCATAGGGGGCAAATACGGCTCGGACCCCGCGTCGGTGGCCTACGACGCGGTGCAACACGCGAGGTCTAAGGGCATTCCGTTGGTGCTCATAGACACGGCGGGCCGCATGCACACGGACAAGAACCTCATGGACGAGCTCGCCAAGATACAGAGGGTCGTCGAGCCGCACTTCTCGGTGTTTGTGTTCGACGCGCAGTTGGGCAACGAGGCCCTCGAGATAGCCAGATACTACAGCAAACACGTGTCCATAGACGGCATGGTGGCCACCAAGGTCGACTCCTACCCGAAGGGCGGCTCCATATTGACGTTCCTCTACACCTTCAAGAAGCCTATCTATTTCCTCGGAGTCGGGCAACGGTACGAGGACCTGGTCAAGTTCAAGAAGGAGGAATACATAGCGCAACTCATCGGCCTCCAGCCGGGCGGCCGGTAG